One Lactobacillus sp. CBA3606 DNA segment encodes these proteins:
- a CDS encoding lipopolysaccharide biosynthesis protein: MNTRGKRLLGNSMLFAISNLGSKLLNFIMVPFYTRTLTTAEFGSSDLITTIVNLLIPIITLSISDAVFRFTMEKSNDPHKVLTNGFAVSLISLLIVLLISPLFHNIPYISVVLTLTFLGAITAMLQEFSRSIGHVKIFAMTGIIITLGTVISNVLLLFVYHFGLMGYLASMIIAQLIGFIYLFNALRAWRYIRISAFSPAFIKIMLAFSIPLIPNTLSWWLASASSRLFVVSFVGVAANGLYAVANKIPSLITMLYTIFMQAWQMSAVEEYKSKDNSQYYSIVFNLIIQVLLVGVSSLIVFDKVILRIIASPSYFSAWTIVPWLAMAVMYISLSSFLGTTYIAAFATRGIFYTTVLGAIFNVILNFALVPFFGTIGAAVGSMIAFLAIAIIRLHDTKKIIKIVVNYPLLIKGHLILVFQIMTLYLTTGMIQSVLFVISFSVMLVLNRKLLISCYGIVRGLIWRKK, from the coding sequence ATGAATACTAGAGGAAAACGTTTACTTGGAAACTCGATGCTGTTTGCTATTAGTAACCTAGGAAGCAAGTTACTAAATTTTATTATGGTACCGTTTTATACGAGAACACTTACAACTGCAGAATTCGGGTCTTCAGATTTAATTACAACTATTGTAAATCTATTAATACCAATTATTACACTATCTATTTCAGATGCTGTTTTTAGATTCACAATGGAAAAGAGTAATGATCCGCATAAGGTATTGACCAACGGCTTTGCGGTGTCATTAATTAGTTTGCTAATTGTGTTATTAATTAGCCCACTATTCCATAATATTCCATACATATCGGTTGTTTTAACCTTAACATTTTTGGGGGCTATTACTGCTATGTTACAGGAATTTAGTCGTTCAATTGGGCATGTTAAAATTTTTGCGATGACTGGGATTATAATTACGCTTGGAACTGTCATCTCTAATGTGCTATTACTCTTTGTCTATCATTTTGGTTTGATGGGTTACTTGGCCTCAATGATTATTGCTCAATTAATAGGCTTTATTTATCTTTTTAATGCTTTAAGAGCATGGAGATATATAAGAATTAGCGCCTTTAGTCCAGCTTTCATCAAAATAATGTTGGCATTTAGTATTCCACTAATTCCTAATACATTATCGTGGTGGCTAGCTAGCGCCTCAAGTCGGTTATTTGTAGTTTCTTTTGTTGGGGTAGCAGCAAATGGTCTGTATGCAGTTGCTAATAAAATTCCATCATTAATAACGATGTTATATACAATTTTTATGCAGGCGTGGCAAATGTCGGCAGTTGAAGAATATAAAAGTAAGGACAACAGTCAATATTATTCAATAGTCTTTAATTTGATTATCCAAGTACTATTGGTAGGGGTTTCTAGCCTGATTGTTTTTGATAAAGTCATCCTAAGGATAATTGCTTCACCAAGCTATTTTTCAGCCTGGACAATTGTTCCTTGGCTGGCAATGGCAGTGATGTATATCAGTCTGTCATCTTTCTTGGGGACCACTTATATTGCAGCTTTTGCTACACGAGGAATTTTTTACACCACTGTTTTAGGGGCTATCTTTAATGTTATTTTAAATTTTGCACTGGTCCCTTTTTTTGGCACTATTGGTGCAGCAGTGGGATCCATGATTGCCTTTTTAGCGATCGCTATCATTCGTTTACACGATACAAAAAAGATTATCAAAATTGTTGTAAATTATCCATTGTTAATTAAAGGACACTTGATTTTGGTATTCCAAATTATGACGTTGTATCTAACTACTGGGATGATTCAATCTGTTTTATTTGTCATTTCGTTTAGCGTGATGTTGGTCTTAAATCGAAAACTACTTATTAGTTGTTATGGAATTGTACGAGGGTTGATATGGAGAAAAAAATAA
- a CDS encoding glycosyltransferase, producing MEKLTLIIPTYNSEKYLPELTDRLKKLKSIQIIFVDDGSSLEARKDLSHIARNLKAKVIFNQHRGVSYARNFGLKICKTPYVAFLDSDDLFEVAVFQAIIDRLDTIDSYDIISFALGQKNSEYSTANDKKNLVKQILKIIPSRECIPAPFSKIYRLKMLQDHKIEFPIGVKVGEDMLFNAEAFLVAKRIYVSEVSYYLYRQNLASVTHKVEYNIVDNNKKFLTRLKIILTKYCSKEDAADWYQEMVLITWLSDSFQAVIQSKDNNELIELRKFLRQNISIKKMLFNTLPKRRKFLAWLFLFELYPMIRLLIGKRKKFDETLAKNSTLVKV from the coding sequence TTGGAAAAACTGACTTTGATTATTCCAACATATAATAGTGAAAAATATTTGCCTGAATTAACTGATAGATTAAAAAAACTAAAATCAATTCAAATCATTTTTGTGGATGACGGGTCTTCATTGGAGGCACGTAAGGATCTTAGTCACATTGCTAGAAACTTAAAAGCAAAAGTTATTTTTAATCAGCATAGAGGTGTTAGTTATGCACGGAATTTCGGCTTGAAAATATGTAAGACCCCCTATGTTGCATTTTTAGATTCGGATGATTTGTTTGAAGTAGCAGTTTTTCAAGCAATTATCGATCGACTGGATACAATAGATTCCTATGATATTATCTCATTTGCTTTAGGCCAGAAGAACTCAGAATACTCAACAGCAAACGACAAAAAAAATTTAGTTAAACAGATTCTGAAGATAATTCCTAGTAGAGAATGTATCCCTGCGCCATTTTCAAAAATATATCGTTTGAAAATGTTACAAGATCATAAAATAGAATTTCCGATTGGTGTAAAGGTTGGAGAAGATATGTTATTCAATGCTGAGGCCTTTTTAGTGGCAAAACGTATCTATGTTTCTGAAGTTTCGTATTATTTATATCGACAGAACTTAGCGTCTGTTACTCATAAAGTAGAATATAACATTGTTGACAATAATAAAAAGTTTTTGACTAGGCTAAAAATCATTTTGACAAAATATTGTTCAAAAGAAGATGCTGCAGATTGGTATCAGGAAATGGTCCTTATAACGTGGCTTAGTGATTCCTTTCAGGCGGTCATTCAAAGTAAAGATAATAACGAATTGATTGAATTACGAAAATTTTTAAGGCAGAACATATCAATTAAAAAAATGTTGTTTAATACCTTACCAAAACGACGAAAATTTTTAGCGTGGTTATTTTTATTTGAGTTATATCCAATGATAAGGTTATTAATCGGTAAAAGAAAAAAGTTTGATGAAACACTAGCTAAAAACAGTACATTGGTAAAAGTTTGA
- a CDS encoding EpsG family protein gives MELLLGASVFLIGLVCPLLGLLISAPVSFLYNKGHQLIIIIFILLLGYISFFYAPREVDDMSRYMAYMQTINAANVFDYLYKLYSAPFSVQGLNASEWPGSGIVLYFVSKYSSYRVLSATTLVITYASRLVVMKKNYLESKSHDWLKYFLWMIAIFISLQPYLVISGFRWYLSLSVLMITTYFEIHNGFKLRYFWFYILAASFHPAAFIFLFLRIISLMFSTNKHDKKVAQGVIALAVVVSMIEYNRIIKMIVNYFNDFLVYTRSSTDLRKIDNLLYFIILIVILITIIELKRQANFLPILNYLLIIVIFNMLLIDFSVFSRIVQFTIPTSVIILSKVSFLRKKLYWWELLIPVSIIMLSVLNLIIVHYASFPPLLEPLKDILLNPIWSK, from the coding sequence GTGGAGCTATTATTGGGAGCGTCGGTTTTTTTAATAGGATTGGTGTGCCCATTATTAGGATTGTTAATTAGCGCTCCAGTTTCTTTTTTATATAATAAAGGTCATCAATTAATAATAATAATATTTATTCTTTTATTAGGGTATATCAGTTTCTTTTATGCCCCTCGCGAAGTTGACGATATGTCTCGATACATGGCTTATATGCAGACGATTAATGCAGCCAATGTATTTGACTATCTGTATAAGCTCTATTCCGCCCCATTTTCTGTTCAGGGATTGAATGCTTCAGAATGGCCTGGATCTGGAATCGTTCTATATTTTGTTTCAAAGTATTCAAGTTATCGTGTTCTAAGTGCAACTACTTTGGTTATTACTTATGCTAGCCGGTTAGTTGTCATGAAGAAAAATTATTTAGAGAGTAAGTCACATGATTGGTTGAAATATTTTCTGTGGATGATAGCAATCTTTATCAGTCTTCAACCTTATCTTGTTATTAGCGGCTTTCGATGGTACCTATCGCTTTCAGTATTAATGATTACGACCTATTTTGAAATTCATAATGGTTTTAAACTACGTTATTTTTGGTTTTATATATTAGCAGCCAGCTTTCATCCAGCGGCATTCATTTTCTTGTTTTTAAGGATTATATCTTTGATGTTTTCTACAAATAAACATGATAAAAAGGTTGCGCAAGGAGTGATCGCATTAGCTGTAGTGGTAAGTATGATTGAATATAATCGAATTATAAAAATGATAGTAAATTATTTCAATGATTTTTTGGTTTATACACGTAGTAGTACTGATTTAAGAAAAATTGATAATTTATTATATTTTATTATATTGATTGTAATACTGATTACTATTATTGAATTGAAACGACAGGCTAATTTTCTACCAATATTGAATTATTTATTAATAATAGTTATTTTCAACATGTTATTGATTGATTTTAGTGTGTTTAGTAGAATTGTTCAATTTACCATTCCAACGTCTGTAATTATCTTAAGTAAAGTTAGTTTTTTAAGAAAAAAATTATATTGGTGGGAACTACTTATTCCTGTTTCAATAATAATGCTTAGTGTTTTAAATCTAATTATTGTGCATTATGCAAGTTTTCCACCATTGTTGGAGCCATTAAAAGACATTTTGCTAAACCCCATTTGGTCCAAGTAG
- a CDS encoding glycosyltransferase, translating into MKKKIAFLIPQFYWGGMPHVASELIGLLKPYYEITLILVNNKLPIRVDTHAVQVVHLKGKKIGKFFDLKRVLTSNRFSVVISFGIIDNLLNIILTPKRVRRIITEHSTKSFDNEIEKSKIKKFIYQAGIKHIYPKADSIVAVSDGIKADLVENFSLKNIQVIYNPLAKNEKQPSLKLEDKMLIDRITKGNGKIVLNVGRITTPKGQMNLVHGFKFLKHENIHLILIGEGPDSRNIKKYINQNGMQDYVHVIGSRNNVLTWMEQCDLYVSLSWFEGFPGALVEAVKSKLPVISADIFSGPREILSQGKDTNYNDKAHYPVQLPNGVLTQRFDFRNDETDFNQIEADFSKQIKFFIDYKTDSNYRPNLGFISNRNIVNQYIKLIEGKEEK; encoded by the coding sequence ATGAAGAAAAAAATAGCATTTTTAATTCCTCAATTTTATTGGGGAGGAATGCCACATGTAGCGTCTGAATTAATCGGTCTGTTAAAACCGTACTATGAAATTACGCTAATTCTAGTGAATAATAAACTGCCAATTAGAGTTGATACGCATGCAGTGCAAGTTGTCCACTTAAAGGGTAAAAAAATAGGAAAATTTTTTGATTTAAAAAGGGTATTAACAAGTAATCGGTTTTCAGTAGTAATTAGTTTTGGAATTATTGATAATCTACTGAATATCATATTAACACCTAAACGTGTTCGACGGATTATTACAGAGCATAGTACTAAATCGTTTGATAATGAAATTGAGAAAAGTAAAATAAAGAAATTTATCTATCAAGCTGGTATTAAGCATATATATCCAAAGGCCGATAGTATAGTTGCAGTCTCTGATGGAATTAAAGCAGATTTAGTCGAAAATTTTAGTTTGAAAAACATTCAAGTTATTTATAATCCGCTGGCCAAGAATGAAAAACAACCAAGTTTAAAACTAGAAGATAAAATGTTAATTGATCGTATAACTAAGGGCAATGGCAAGATAGTTCTTAATGTTGGACGGATAACAACGCCCAAAGGACAAATGAATTTAGTACATGGATTCAAATTTTTAAAACATGAAAATATTCATTTAATTCTGATTGGTGAGGGTCCAGATAGTCGCAATATCAAAAAGTATATTAATCAGAATGGTATGCAAGATTATGTGCATGTTATTGGTAGTCGAAATAATGTTCTAACTTGGATGGAACAGTGTGATCTGTATGTAAGCTTATCCTGGTTTGAAGGATTTCCAGGAGCCTTGGTTGAAGCCGTTAAAAGTAAATTACCAGTAATATCTGCTGATATTTTTAGTGGCCCTAGAGAGATATTATCACAGGGGAAAGACACAAACTATAATGATAAAGCGCATTATCCGGTGCAATTGCCCAATGGTGTTTTGACACAAAGATTTGATTTTAGAAATGATGAGACAGATTTTAATCAGATTGAAGCGGATTTTTCAAAACAAATAAAATTTTTTATTGACTATAAAACTGACTCAAATTATCGGCCAAATTTGGGCTTTATTAGTAATCGTAATATTGTTAATCAGTATATAAAATTGATTGAAGGAAAAGAGGAAAAATAA
- a CDS encoding Stealth CR1 domain-containing protein, with translation MDSIKFPVDFVVTWVNDNDSNWQQKRAKYEQLEHITKASKDDEDSQSRYRDFGLFKYWFRAVEANASWVHKIYVVTDSQVPDFLNLNNPKIEIIDHATIINKRYLPTFDSNTIDWNLYKIPGLVEHFVYFNDDFFINRPVSKNDFFTAKGAVKDTIGQSVIMPVESYDYSLVNNTMKVNQLVNKKEILKAEWQKFFSLRQGLSIFLLNVFFSVFPRFTRLYDAHTAYSFTKTDMKAAADMLEPELSHTFLQRFRTSDDYSIQFVRYYQIILNHAQPRSMYFGQTANTDNPEKAKRLLFKTGKVKLVNINDVQTATDANLDAILSMFKKRFPDVSNFEKGEL, from the coding sequence ATGGATTCTATTAAATTTCCTGTTGACTTTGTTGTAACTTGGGTTAACGACAATGATTCTAATTGGCAACAAAAAAGAGCTAAATATGAACAACTTGAACACATTACAAAAGCAAGTAAAGATGATGAAGATTCGCAGAGTCGATATCGAGATTTTGGGTTGTTTAAATATTGGTTTCGTGCAGTTGAAGCGAATGCAAGTTGGGTTCATAAAATATACGTTGTGACTGATAGTCAGGTGCCAGATTTTTTGAATTTAAATAATCCTAAGATTGAAATAATTGATCATGCAACGATTATTAATAAACGTTATTTGCCAACCTTTGATTCGAACACGATTGATTGGAACTTATATAAAATACCGGGTTTAGTTGAGCATTTTGTCTATTTTAATGATGATTTCTTCATCAATCGCCCAGTTTCAAAAAATGATTTTTTCACGGCAAAGGGTGCAGTGAAAGATACTATCGGTCAGTCGGTCATAATGCCGGTGGAATCTTATGATTATAGTTTGGTTAACAATACGATGAAAGTGAATCAGTTGGTTAATAAAAAAGAGATTTTAAAGGCTGAGTGGCAGAAATTTTTCTCGTTACGACAAGGATTGTCTATCTTTTTATTGAATGTTTTCTTTAGTGTTTTTCCAAGATTCACTCGATTGTATGATGCGCATACGGCATATTCATTTACAAAGACTGATATGAAAGCGGCAGCTGATATGCTAGAGCCTGAGTTGAGTCATACTTTTTTACAGCGATTTAGAACATCAGATGATTACTCGATTCAGTTTGTTCGTTACTATCAAATTATTTTAAATCATGCGCAACCTAGAAGTATGTATTTTGGTCAAACGGCCAATACAGATAATCCTGAAAAAGCAAAACGGTTATTATTTAAAACTGGTAAGGTCAAATTAGTCAATATTAACGATGTTCAAACGGCAACTGATGCTAATTTGGATGCTATCTTATCAATGTTTAAAAAACGTTTTCCCGATGTTTCTAATTTTGAAAAGGGTGAACTATGA
- a CDS encoding glycosyltransferase family 2 protein has product MSEPLISVIMPVYNSANYIAAAIHSVFAQTYKNLELIIVDDGSTDGTSKIVQSFSGDVRLRYFKSANNAGVASARNIGLRNMRGAYVAFIDSDDIWLKNKLSVQLQFIEKNKIDFTYSYYEIIDSKQETLKIIDKLNFKATYSDLLKTNFIPLLTVLVKSSFLKGLSFKNVKHEDYILWLKLLRNEEMKAFLCPEMVAQYRVHGKSISSNKFKSALWVWNVYRYEEKLSLLKASKNMITYIIFGIRKHRRTKLFRR; this is encoded by the coding sequence ATGAGCGAACCATTAATCTCTGTGATTATGCCAGTTTATAATAGTGCAAATTATATCGCAGCTGCTATTCACTCTGTTTTTGCACAAACGTATAAAAATTTGGAATTAATTATTGTCGATGATGGTTCAACAGATGGAACAAGCAAGATAGTTCAGTCATTTTCAGGAGATGTACGCTTAAGATATTTCAAATCAGCTAATAATGCAGGTGTTGCATCTGCGAGAAATATCGGTCTTCGAAACATGAGGGGAGCGTATGTCGCCTTTATTGATTCTGATGACATTTGGTTGAAAAATAAGTTAAGTGTACAGTTGCAATTTATAGAGAAAAATAAAATTGATTTTACTTACAGTTATTATGAAATTATCGACAGTAAGCAAGAAACATTAAAAATAATTGACAAACTAAATTTTAAGGCGACTTATTCAGATCTTTTAAAAACCAATTTTATTCCATTATTAACGGTACTAGTTAAAAGCTCATTTTTAAAAGGATTATCTTTTAAAAATGTTAAACATGAAGATTATATATTGTGGTTGAAGCTATTAAGAAATGAAGAAATGAAAGCATTTTTGTGTCCAGAAATGGTAGCCCAATATAGAGTACATGGGAAGTCAATTAGTAGTAACAAGTTTAAATCTGCTTTGTGGGTTTGGAATGTCTATCGATATGAAGAAAAATTATCTTTATTAAAAGCATCAAAAAACATGATCACATATATTATATTTGGGATCAGAAAGCACAGGCGCACTAAATTATTTCGTAGATAG
- a CDS encoding exopolysaccharide biosynthesis polyprenyl glycosylphosphotransferase has product MRQPEVNDTTVIKVPHVQPTYRFVKKIGQPVTGPALVIKRLFDLVVGLLGSLLSSPLVLVFALLVKLTSTGPAFYKQERVGLMGKNFMVIKLRSMYQNAEAKTGAVWAQKNDNRITPVGRFMRKTRIDELPQFWNVLKGDMSLVGPRPERPVLTEEFSQQFEDFPKRLRIIPGITGYAQINGGYDITPDEKCKLDNYYIAHYSLWFDIKMLLGTIRVIFTGDGAR; this is encoded by the coding sequence ATGCGACAACCCGAAGTTAATGACACGACAGTCATAAAAGTACCACATGTACAACCAACGTATCGCTTTGTAAAGAAGATTGGGCAGCCAGTCACTGGTCCTGCCTTAGTGATTAAGCGCCTATTTGATCTAGTCGTTGGGCTATTAGGTAGCCTCTTAAGTTCGCCGTTAGTGCTTGTTTTTGCACTGTTAGTTAAATTAACTTCAACGGGACCAGCCTTTTATAAGCAAGAACGGGTTGGTCTGATGGGGAAGAACTTTATGGTGATTAAGCTCCGTTCAATGTATCAAAATGCGGAAGCTAAGACCGGTGCCGTCTGGGCTCAAAAAAATGATAATCGCATTACGCCAGTAGGCCGTTTCATGCGTAAAACTCGGATTGATGAATTACCACAATTTTGGAATGTGCTCAAAGGTGATATGAGTTTAGTTGGACCACGTCCAGAACGGCCAGTACTAACCGAAGAATTCAGTCAACAATTTGAAGATTTTCCTAAGCGGCTACGAATCATTCCGGGCATCACTGGTTATGCTCAAATTAACGGTGGCTATGATATTACTCCGGATGAAAAGTGTAAGCTGGATAACTATTATATCGCACACTATTCGTTGTGGTTTGATATTAAGATGTTGCTTGGAACCATTCGAGTTATTTTTACAGGGGATGGCGCGAGATGA
- a CDS encoding SDR family NAD(P)-dependent oxidoreductase, producing the protein MKALVTGGAGFIGSHLVDRLVQQGIEVVVVDNLSMGNTANIKYRDQVTIFIEDVRNEKFMQQLLQEEKFDYIYFLAAVASVADSIERPGETHEINHNAVLNTLEFIRAAKLPIKQFLFTSSAAVYGNLPELPKQEDSRVDPLSPYAIDKYATERYVLAYGELYDLPTVCVRFFNVYGPGQNPSSPYSGVLSILTDCLEHHKPFTLYGDGSQTRDFINVEDVIQALWLITEKQARHQVFNIANGHELSLNNIIATYEKIAGYQLDIKVAAGRTGEVKRSFANINKLIKLGYSTQWSLEKGLTQYWEGVQNATTRS; encoded by the coding sequence TTGAAAGCTTTGGTGACTGGTGGTGCGGGCTTTATCGGCTCGCATTTAGTGGATCGATTGGTACAACAGGGGATTGAAGTCGTCGTTGTTGATAATTTGTCGATGGGGAATACGGCTAATATTAAGTATCGTGATCAAGTGACAATTTTCATTGAAGATGTTCGTAATGAGAAGTTCATGCAACAACTGTTACAAGAAGAAAAGTTTGATTATATTTACTTTTTAGCTGCAGTTGCTAGTGTTGCTGACTCAATTGAACGTCCAGGTGAAACCCATGAAATTAATCATAATGCGGTGTTAAACACCTTGGAATTTATTCGGGCAGCTAAATTACCGATTAAACAGTTTCTATTTACATCTTCTGCGGCGGTATATGGGAATTTGCCAGAATTACCGAAGCAAGAGGATTCCCGCGTCGATCCATTGTCGCCTTATGCGATTGATAAGTACGCGACTGAACGGTATGTGTTAGCTTATGGTGAATTATATGATTTACCAACGGTTTGTGTGCGGTTCTTTAATGTTTATGGTCCGGGTCAGAATCCAAGTTCACCCTATTCTGGGGTGTTGTCAATTTTAACGGATTGTTTAGAACATCATAAACCATTTACGTTGTACGGTGATGGGTCCCAGACTCGTGATTTTATCAACGTTGAAGACGTTATTCAGGCACTTTGGCTAATTACTGAAAAACAAGCCCGTCATCAAGTCTTCAATATTGCCAATGGGCATGAACTTAGCTTGAACAATATCATTGCCACTTATGAAAAAATTGCTGGTTATCAGTTAGATATAAAAGTGGCTGCTGGCCGGACTGGTGAAGTTAAGCGTTCATTTGCCAATATTAATAAATTAATCAAGTTAGGCTATTCAACACAATGGTCATTGGAGAAGGGCCTTACGCAGTATTGGGAAGGGGTTCAAAATGCGACAACCCGAAGTTAA
- a CDS encoding tyrosine-protein phosphatase: MKKNNLVDIHCHILPGIDDGSPSLADSIGLAQAAVADGIKYILATPHHLDRHYVNHAPAVRQAVQTFQSELDRRGIDLEIFPGQEVHLNGQLMTHLDDLLGIDVDRQYLLLELPHEMVPSYLEELIFQLSCDGITPVIAHPERNAQLIAEPQKLYELVKQGVLAQVTATSLVGTFGKQVQRTAKEFVECGLVQVVASDAHVLANRQFAMTAAYQVLEKLGTDYATQFAMNARNLLNGDLVDVQTIEMPRKKRRFWLF, translated from the coding sequence ATGAAGAAAAATAATTTGGTGGATATTCATTGTCATATTTTACCAGGAATTGATGATGGCTCACCATCATTAGCAGACTCAATTGGGTTAGCGCAAGCGGCAGTTGCCGATGGCATTAAATATATTTTAGCAACGCCACATCATCTCGATCGACATTATGTTAATCATGCACCGGCGGTTCGACAAGCCGTCCAAACGTTTCAAAGTGAACTTGACCGTCGCGGAATAGATTTGGAGATCTTTCCTGGTCAAGAGGTGCACTTAAATGGGCAATTGATGACCCATTTGGATGATTTACTAGGGATTGATGTAGATCGGCAGTATTTATTGCTGGAATTACCACACGAGATGGTACCGAGTTATTTGGAAGAACTCATTTTTCAACTTTCTTGTGATGGAATTACACCAGTGATTGCTCATCCGGAACGCAATGCCCAATTGATTGCAGAACCACAAAAGTTATATGAATTAGTCAAGCAGGGCGTGCTAGCACAAGTAACCGCAACGAGTTTAGTGGGGACTTTTGGCAAGCAGGTTCAGCGAACGGCAAAGGAGTTTGTCGAGTGTGGCTTAGTACAGGTGGTGGCTTCAGATGCCCATGTGCTAGCCAATCGGCAATTTGCAATGACAGCAGCGTATCAAGTTCTGGAAAAACTTGGTACTGATTATGCGACGCAATTCGCAATGAATGCCCGGAACTTATTGAATGGTGATTTAGTTGATGTTCAAACGATTGAAATGCCACGAAAAAAGCGCCGGTTTTGGTTGTTTTAA
- a CDS encoding CpsD/CapB family tyrosine-protein kinase — translation MFNRKRKTTTLTAPINLTTINEPTSVITEQIKTIRTNINFAATDHELRTLMMTSATLGEGKSTVSANLAVEYANEGLKVLLVDADLRRPTVHKTFGLSNERGLSSWLSHQTDDVNQAIQSTIDNLFVMTSGPKPPNPAELLGSQMMNAFLTETTQKLDLVIIDAPPILPVTDSQLLANKVDGTVLVVRQGVAQKAAVREAVSVLKRSHANILGSILNDVQDGQHNGYYGYSNGYYSDEEK, via the coding sequence ATGTTTAATCGAAAACGAAAAACGACGACATTAACCGCGCCAATTAATTTGACCACAATTAATGAACCGACGTCGGTGATTACAGAACAAATTAAAACAATTCGAACCAATATTAATTTTGCGGCCACTGATCACGAGTTACGGACATTAATGATGACGTCGGCAACTTTAGGCGAAGGTAAGTCCACTGTTAGTGCTAATTTAGCGGTCGAATATGCAAATGAAGGGCTAAAAGTCTTGTTAGTTGACGCTGATTTGCGGCGGCCAACTGTGCATAAAACATTCGGGCTATCAAATGAGCGGGGATTAAGTTCATGGTTAAGTCATCAAACGGATGATGTGAATCAAGCGATTCAATCAACCATTGATAATCTCTTTGTGATGACGAGCGGTCCCAAGCCACCGAACCCGGCAGAACTGTTAGGTAGCCAGATGATGAATGCTTTTTTAACAGAAACGACGCAAAAATTAGATTTGGTTATTATTGATGCGCCACCGATTTTGCCTGTGACAGATTCGCAGTTATTAGCGAATAAAGTTGATGGTACGGTCCTAGTTGTTCGTCAGGGTGTGGCACAAAAGGCGGCGGTCCGCGAGGCTGTTTCGGTCCTGAAACGGTCACACGCAAACATTTTAGGATCAATTTTAAATGATGTGCAAGATGGTCAGCATAATGGCTATTACGGCTATAGCAACGGGTATTACAGTGATGAAGAAAAATAA
- a CDS encoding YveK family protein codes for MDQAVSFDFFIRLVRKYWRAIIAWTVAGVLVAAVMTFFVITPQYKSSVQILVSRHSENSATQYADQQADVQMITTYKELITNQVILNPTSKALKKQYGYTRSLGTLKNEVSVSSTQNSQVFSVDVVDADATKSAEIANQVAESFKKQVKKIIKVNNVTIVSPASIAHSPVSPKKSLNLLIGLVIGVLLGFVYASVRVITDRRVHNVEFLTDDLGLANLGQVNHQHRHQHVRRQVENIQSNASSEMATNQRSRKRI; via the coding sequence ATGGATCAAGCAGTAAGTTTTGACTTTTTTATCCGACTAGTTCGTAAGTATTGGCGTGCCATTATTGCCTGGACCGTGGCCGGTGTTTTAGTGGCCGCTGTGATGACTTTTTTTGTCATTACGCCGCAGTACAAGTCGAGTGTGCAGATTTTGGTTAGTCGGCATAGTGAGAATTCGGCGACACAATATGCTGATCAGCAAGCCGATGTGCAGATGATTACGACTTATAAGGAATTGATTACGAACCAGGTTATTTTAAACCCAACTAGTAAAGCCTTAAAAAAACAGTATGGCTATACCCGTTCGTTAGGGACCTTAAAAAACGAAGTCAGTGTCTCCAGTACTCAAAATTCACAAGTTTTTTCGGTTGATGTTGTTGATGCAGACGCAACCAAGAGTGCTGAAATTGCCAATCAGGTTGCCGAAAGTTTTAAGAAGCAAGTTAAGAAAATTATTAAAGTTAATAATGTGACAATCGTTTCGCCAGCAAGTATTGCCCATAGTCCAGTGTCACCGAAGAAGAGTTTGAATTTACTCATCGGGTTAGTGATCGGTGTGCTATTAGGCTTTGTTTACGCTAGTGTGCGGGTGATTACCGATCGGCGAGTTCATAATGTTGAATTTCTAACGGATGACTTGGGCTTAGCGAACTTAGGTCAAGTTAATCATCAGCACCGACACCAGCATGTTCGGCGGCAAGTTGAGAATATTCAAAGTAATGCTAGTAGTGAAATGGCGACCAACCAACGGTCACGTAAACGAATTTAG